Genomic window (Flavobacteriales bacterium):
AGCGGAGCGGCGCAAAAGGCAAGGACCATGCCGACCGCACGGGTCTGCGAAGTTGTCAGCGCCGGAAGACTTCCGTCATGTTGAAAACATGGCGCAGGATCTTTTCGTCCTCGTCCGTGAAGGGCACATGGCGCCGGTCCATGACCCGCGCACATGTGCTGAAAGCCTTGTCCAGCGCATATACTTCACTTTCGCCCCACGAAAATGAGGGAATGTGTTTGGCAGCGAAGCCGCTGCCGAACACATTGGCGCAAACGCCTGCCACGGTGCCGGTGTTGAACATGGTGTTGATGCCGCTCTTGGCATGGTCGCCCATGACCAAACCGAGGAATTGCTGTCCGGTATGGACCAATGTCTCATCGGCATAGCTCCATGCCGCCACTTCGCCATACGTGTTCTTGAGGTTGCTGGTGTTGGTGTCCGCGCCCAAGTTGCACCACTCGCCCAGCACGCTATTGCCGAGAAAGCCATCATGGCCTTTGTTGCTGTAGCCGAGGATGACACTGTTGTTCACTTCCCCGCCTACCCGGCATTCCGGGCCGAAGGAGCAGGCACCGTAGATCTTCGCACCCATTTTCAATTGGGCATTGTCGCCCAAGGCGAACGGACCTCGGATCATACAGCCCTCCATCACCTCAGCGTCCTTTCCGATCCAAATGGGGCCGTTCGTGGTGTTGAAGATGCTGGCCTCCGCCTTCGCTCCTTCCTCCAGAAAAACCAACTTCGGGTCGCCGATCACCGTGTTCAATGCGCTGAGGGGCGCACTGCGGCGGCCTTCCGTCAGCAGGGCGAAGTCGTTCGTGATGGCCGTTGCGCAATGTTGGAAAAGATGCCAAGGACGTTCGATCACGAGCACTTCTCCTTTGAACTCCACTTGTGCCAGAAAAGTGGGAGGTACGGCCCAATGCCCTTCCGACGTGTGTGAGGCGCCTTCCAAACAGAAGGCCAATGGCTTGCCGTGCTTCAGCAATACTTGGCCGGGCTCCAGATCGACCACTGCTCCTGCTAAGGCCTCCGTGGGCAGTAGGCCGCCATGGACCTCGAAGACGCGATCGGCCTTCACCGCCGGGAATTTGGCCTGTAGGTAAGACTCGGTGAGAAAGCCAACGGGCATGTCCACCAAGCGTTCCCAAGTTCCCGCGATCGTGAAGATGCCTGCGCTCAAAGCCCCTACAGGCCGCGTATAGGTCAATGGCAAAAGGTGCTTGTGCAACCCGGCGTCAGAAAGTAAGATGGCCATGGCGCGAAGATCGCCACACTTTTGCCGGTGAAACGAAAGACCCCGGAAAATCCGGGGTCTTTCGTTCCTAATAGGCCGCTCATTTACTACAGCGGCCCCGCAGTGGGCGCGGCCTTCTGCACATGCTCACAAGCGTTCATGATCTCCACTGCGCCGGAACTGACATTGTACATCGCTCCTGCAAGCCCGACCTCGCCCGAATCCATAAGGCGCTTCACCTCCGGGCTGCGGTCGAGGATCGCATCGATGG
Coding sequences:
- a CDS encoding glucose-1-phosphate thymidylyltransferase translates to MAILLSDAGLHKHLLPLTYTRPVGALSAGIFTIAGTWERLVDMPVGFLTESYLQAKFPAVKADRVFEVHGGLLPTEALAGAVVDLEPGQVLLKHGKPLAFCLEGASHTSEGHWAVPPTFLAQVEFKGEVLVIERPWHLFQHCATAITNDFALLTEGRRSAPLSALNTVIGDPKLVFLEEGAKAEASIFNTTNGPIWIGKDAEVMEGCMIRGPFALGDNAQLKMGAKIYGACSFGPECRVGGEVNNSVILGYSNKGHDGFLGNSVLGEWCNLGADTNTSNLKNTYGEVAAWSYADETLVHTGQQFLGLVMGDHAKSGINTMFNTGTVAGVCANVFGSGFAAKHIPSFSWGESEVYALDKAFSTCARVMDRRHVPFTDEDEKILRHVFNMTEVFRR